GCGTTGAGCCTACGGTTCCCTGCAATTCGGCAATGCGGATCTCCCCGTTGTGATGGCGCATCTTGTCCCTAACATACTTGGCAGCCTTCACTCCTTCTTCATAGAAGTCAGAGCCGATGAACGTGACATAGAGCGAGCTGTCCGGTACATTCACTGAACGGTCCAGGATAATCACCGGAATTCCGGCCTGCTTAATCTCCAGCAGAATCGGCTCCCAGCCGGTCTGCACCACAGGCGCAATGGCAATCACATCGACTCCGCTGCGGATAAAAGAACGGATGGCTTCGAACTGCTGCTGCTGATCCTGCTCGGCGTTCTTCAGCAGCAGCGTAATTCCCGCCTCCCCGGCGGCTTCGCGGATCGAGGCGGTGTTCGCTTCCCGCCAGGTACTCTCCGACCCGAGCTGGGAGAAGCCCAGCACGATTGGCTTGTTGTCAGCGGCGATCTCCGCTGCCGATGGCAGCAGGCCTGTAAGGGCCGCAGGAGAAGGCCCCTGCATTGGCAGCGCCTGTTGCCCGCCGTTATTCCCGCCACCCGTGCAGCCGCCTGTCAGCATCATTGTTAGGACGAAGAACAACAGCACCAGGCACTCTTTTACCGTTCGCAAGCAGATCCCCCCTTCCGTATGATAGCGATTACAATTATATTGCAAGTGGAAACGGCTTTGCCTTCCTTTTAAAGGACGGTACCGTTTCGGCGAGAAATAGAAGGATAATGTATAGCGTGAAACCTATACATTATTATATTTCAAAAAAATGGGGAGACAAGTATAATTTGTCTCCCCACTCTGCTTATTCTTTTAAAGTCAGCCGCCTGGAGCTTAGCACCCGCTGCAGCAGGATGAAGATGAACAGCAGCAGGCCGATGACAATCTTCGTCCACCAGGAGCTGAGTGTGCCCTCGAAGCTGATAATCGTCTGAATCACACCCTGAATCAGTACCCCGAAGAAGGTACCCAGCACATATCCGACCCCTCCGGTCAGCAGTGTGCCGCCAATGACGACCGCTGCAATGGTGTCCAGCTCGAAGCCAACGGCATGCAGCCCGTAACCCGACAGCATATAAAAGGTGAACACCACACCTGCCAGCGCCGAGCATAGCCCGCTAAGCGTATAGACCAGCACCTTGGTTCTCGCCACGGGCAGCCCCATCAGCAGCGCTGACTGCTCACTGCCACCAAGTGCATACACATTGCGTCCGAACCGGGTATAGTGAGCCGTGAAGATAGCAACTGCTACGACAAGTATAGCGATAACAGCGCTGATGGACAGGAAGCTGCCGCCCGGCAGTGGAATCCGAGTCTGGGCCATGGCGGTATAGAAGGTATTATCGATAGTAATGGTATCGATGCTGATGACATAGCATAAGCCCCGGGCCAGGAACATTCCGGCCAGTGTGACGATGAATGGCTGGATGGCGAAATAATGGATAATCGCTCCCATAATCGTGCCAAATACAGCGCCCATCAGGAGTACCAGCGGGATGACCACGGCGGGCGGCCAGCCCTGCTGCTGCACGAGGCTCGCCGAGACCATTGTGGATAACGCAATCACAGAGCCGACCGACAGATCGATGCCGCCAGACAGAATAACGAACGACATGCCCACCGCCGTGATTAGCAGAAAGGCATTGTCAACCAGCAGATTCATCAGCACCTGAAGGGAGAAGAAGCCGGTGTACCGGAAAGAACCGGCGGTGAACATGACGATGAAGAGCAGAATGGTGACAACAATCGGAATATACTTGCGGTTAAGAGACATGACGGCTCATCTCCTTCTCAGCGGGGTAATGCCGCGACTTCCAGCGGGCGGCAACCGCGGCGCGGAAGGTGTCAGACTGGATCAGGCAGACGGCCAGGACGACACAGGCCTTAACAACCAGCGTAATCTCCGGCGGGACGCCGATCATATAGATGGTGGTGGTCAGCGTCTGGATGATCAGCGCTCCGATCACAGTACCGGTCAGATAGAAACGGCCGCCGTTGAGCGACGTCCCGCCGATGACCACAGCCAGAATAGCGTCCAGCTCATACCAGAGACCGGCATTGTTGCCGTCAGCGCTGGAGACATTCGAGCTGAGCAGCAGGCCGGCGATGCCGGCGCATAGCCCGCAGAACACATAGACGGCCAGTATAACTAAGTGGGCACGGATGCCGGACATCTTGCTGGCGGCCGGATTACAGCCCACCGATTCGATGAACAGGCCGAGGGCCGTCCGCCGGGTAAGCAGCAGGGCAATCACCAGAACCAGCGCTACGACAAAAATAGAGAAGGGCAGCGCAGCAAGTGAACCGGACCCGATATACGCATACTTAGTGCTGGTTACCGTAATAATCTGTCCGCCGGTAATGAGCTGGGCGATACCCCTTCCCGCAACCATCAGAATCAGCGTGGCAATAATCGGCTGAATCCCGGCCCCGGAGACCAGCAGTCCGTTCCAGGCTCCCAGCATCAGGGACAGGCCTGCGGCCAGCAGCACTGAGGTCAGGATCAGCCCCATACTGTTCTGATCCGCTCCCCTGCTGATACTCAAGCATGCGATAGCGCCCGAGATGGCTACTATGGAACCGACCGACAGGTCGATCCCCTTGGTAGCGACTACCAGCGTCATTCCGATAGCTACGAGGATCAGCGGGGCACCGAAGTTCAGTATATCGATCAAGCTGCCGTATAAATGCCCGTCATGGACGGTGATGGAGAAGAAATCCGGCGAATAACACAGGTTGAACAGCAGCAGCGCAGCCAGTACGCACAGCGGCCAGAATAAATGATGCTTCATTACTACGCTCATGATTGGTTCAGCCTCCCGCAATCGCCTGCATAATCTGCTGCTGGCTCATGTCTTTCTCTGATATTTCCTTCACCTTGCGGCGGTCGCGCAGAATGGCGATCCGGTCGCTGACCCGCAGCACCTCCTCCAGCTCCGAGGAGATGAACAGGAACGACATTCCCTGCCGGGAGAGCGTCAGCACCAGCTTCTGAATCTCTGCTTTGGCTCCGATGTCTATCCCCCGCGTCGGCTCATCGAGGATGAACAACTCCGGCTCCGTCAGCAGC
The sequence above is a segment of the Paenibacillus sp. FSL R7-0204 genome. Coding sequences within it:
- a CDS encoding ABC transporter permease, with translation MSVVMKHHLFWPLCVLAALLLFNLCYSPDFFSITVHDGHLYGSLIDILNFGAPLILVAIGMTLVVATKGIDLSVGSIVAISGAIACLSISRGADQNSMGLILTSVLLAAGLSLMLGAWNGLLVSGAGIQPIIATLILMVAGRGIAQLITGGQIITVTSTKYAYIGSGSLAALPFSIFVVALVLVIALLLTRRTALGLFIESVGCNPAASKMSGIRAHLVILAVYVFCGLCAGIAGLLLSSNVSSADGNNAGLWYELDAILAVVIGGTSLNGGRFYLTGTVIGALIIQTLTTTIYMIGVPPEITLVVKACVVLAVCLIQSDTFRAAVAARWKSRHYPAEKEMSRHVS
- a CDS encoding ABC transporter substrate-binding protein, coding for MRTVKECLVLLFFVLTMMLTGGCTGGGNNGGQQALPMQGPSPAALTGLLPSAAEIAADNKPIVLGFSQLGSESTWREANTASIREAAGEAGITLLLKNAEQDQQQQFEAIRSFIRSGVDVIAIAPVVQTGWEPILLEIKQAGIPVIILDRSVNVPDSSLYVTFIGSDFYEEGVKAAKYVRDKMRHHNGEIRIAELQGTVGSTPSIDRGRGFRKMLDDQLNLQITLSAPADFTRSGGHEVMKTFLQQPKEQWPQVLYSHNDDMAIGAVEAIKEAGLVPGEDIIIVSVDGTRRAFEQMMAGSINAVVECNPLLGPLLMQAVKEIMAGRTLPKRMVTPEDIYTRELAAMEINNRKY
- the yjfF gene encoding galactofuranose ABC transporter, permease protein YjfF — translated: MSLNRKYIPIVVTILLFIVMFTAGSFRYTGFFSLQVLMNLLVDNAFLLITAVGMSFVILSGGIDLSVGSVIALSTMVSASLVQQQGWPPAVVIPLVLLMGAVFGTIMGAIIHYFAIQPFIVTLAGMFLARGLCYVISIDTITIDNTFYTAMAQTRIPLPGGSFLSISAVIAILVVAVAIFTAHYTRFGRNVYALGGSEQSALLMGLPVARTKVLVYTLSGLCSALAGVVFTFYMLSGYGLHAVGFELDTIAAVVIGGTLLTGGVGYVLGTFFGVLIQGVIQTIISFEGTLSSWWTKIVIGLLLFIFILLQRVLSSRRLTLKE